Proteins from a single region of Weeksella virosa DSM 16922:
- a CDS encoding (Fe-S)-binding protein: MSTITVKTMAQYMAEGKQPEVLFWVGCAGSFDDRAKKITRAFVKILNHIGVEFAVLGTEESCTGDPAKRAGNEFAFQMQAMMNIEVLNAYEIKKIVTTCPHCFNTLKNEYPSLGGTYEVLHHSQFLQQLIDEGRLKIEDGEIFKGRRITFHDPCYLGRGNNIYEAPRSLIEKLDAELVEMKRCKTRGLCCGAGGAQMFKEPEKGNVDINIERTKEALQESPDVIATGCPFCNTMMTDGVKHFEKEKTVLVKDLAELVMEAKDL, encoded by the coding sequence ATGTCAACAATAACCGTAAAAACAATGGCACAATACATGGCCGAAGGCAAACAACCCGAAGTTTTATTTTGGGTAGGATGTGCTGGTAGCTTTGATGATAGAGCAAAAAAAATCACCCGTGCTTTTGTAAAAATACTTAACCACATAGGCGTAGAATTTGCCGTTCTAGGTACCGAAGAAAGCTGTACTGGAGATCCAGCAAAACGAGCGGGAAACGAATTTGCATTTCAGATGCAAGCCATGATGAACATTGAGGTGCTTAACGCCTACGAAATAAAAAAAATAGTCACCACTTGCCCTCACTGCTTCAACACTCTAAAAAACGAATATCCGTCATTAGGAGGCACGTATGAAGTATTACATCACTCACAATTTCTACAGCAATTAATAGATGAAGGACGCTTAAAAATCGAAGATGGAGAGATATTCAAGGGACGTCGAATTACCTTCCACGATCCATGCTATTTAGGTCGGGGAAACAATATCTATGAAGCCCCTCGATCGTTGATCGAAAAATTAGATGCTGAATTGGTCGAAATGAAACGTTGCAAAACACGCGGCTTATGTTGTGGTGCTGGTGGAGCACAAATGTTCAAAGAGCCAGAAAAAGGAAATGTAGACATCAATATCGAGCGTACAAAAGAAGCTTTACAAGAATCACCTGATGTAATTGCTACTGGTTGCCCATTCTGTAATACGATGATGACGGATGGTGTAAAACATTTTGAAAAAGAAAAAACAGTTTTGGTAAAAGATTTGGCAGAATTAGTAATGGAAGCCAAGGATCTATAA
- a CDS encoding (Fe-S)-binding protein yields the protein MAQYLPNIIFAICLIVAATIFTINAKKLVRNIRLGQPITRWDRPKERWAVMTRVALGQGKMTVRPLAGFLHILVYIGFLLINIEVVEILIDGLFGTHRVLSFMGGFYTFLIGFFEVLAFLVLVSCFIFFLRRNVTHIKRLVMGELNGWPKTDANLILILEMAFMLALLTMNATDATLQARNVPHYIEAGGFPISSWLIQPFLTNFNTDTLIILERIMWWFHILGIFFFANYLYYSKHLHIILAFPNTWFSKLEPKAEFNNLASVTKEVKLMMDPNADPFAAPAEGEVEEPSTFGAKDIFDLNQVQLLNAYTCTECGRCTSECPANITGKKLSPRKIMMDTRDRLEDVSKILDNNNGQWVDDGKTLLNDYITTEELWACTSCNACTQACPVNIDPLSIIVDLRRYLVMEESAAPQELNLMMTNIENNGAPWQFNTADRLNWTND from the coding sequence ATGGCTCAGTATTTACCAAACATTATCTTTGCAATCTGTTTGATTGTCGCTGCCACAATCTTTACTATTAATGCCAAAAAACTTGTTCGCAACATACGGTTAGGACAACCTATTACCCGTTGGGACAGACCAAAAGAGCGATGGGCAGTCATGACACGTGTAGCACTAGGGCAAGGAAAAATGACCGTTCGTCCACTAGCAGGATTCCTCCATATTTTGGTCTATATAGGTTTCCTTCTGATTAATATAGAAGTCGTAGAAATTCTTATTGATGGCCTTTTTGGTACACATCGTGTTCTTAGCTTTATGGGAGGATTCTACACCTTTCTCATTGGTTTTTTCGAGGTACTTGCTTTTCTAGTATTAGTATCTTGCTTTATTTTCTTCTTACGCAGAAATGTCACTCACATAAAACGACTAGTCATGGGAGAGCTAAACGGATGGCCTAAAACAGATGCAAACCTAATTTTGATATTAGAAATGGCCTTTATGCTTGCCCTTTTAACCATGAATGCTACCGATGCTACCTTGCAAGCACGCAATGTTCCACATTATATAGAGGCAGGAGGCTTTCCTATTTCTAGTTGGTTAATCCAACCTTTCTTAACCAACTTCAATACCGATACGCTAATAATTTTAGAGCGTATCATGTGGTGGTTCCACATACTAGGAATCTTTTTCTTTGCTAATTATCTTTACTATTCTAAACATTTGCATATTATACTGGCATTCCCTAACACATGGTTCTCGAAACTCGAACCAAAGGCCGAGTTCAATAATTTAGCTTCGGTTACCAAAGAAGTAAAATTAATGATGGATCCCAACGCAGACCCATTCGCTGCACCAGCAGAGGGCGAAGTAGAAGAACCAAGCACTTTCGGTGCCAAAGATATATTCGATCTCAACCAAGTTCAGCTACTCAATGCTTATACGTGTACAGAATGCGGACGATGCACCTCAGAATGTCCGGCAAATATTACAGGAAAAAAACTCTCACCTCGTAAGATTATGATGGACACGCGAGATCGCTTAGAAGATGTATCTAAAATTTTAGACAACAACAATGGGCAATGGGTAGACGACGGAAAAACACTCCTCAACGACTATATCACTACCGAAGAATTATGGGCATGTACCTCTTGTAACGCCTGCACACAAGCCTGCCCTGTCAACATAGATCCATTATCGATCATTGTCGATTTACGCCGCTATTTAGTAATGGAAGAATCTGCCGCTCCTCAGGAATTAAACCTGATGATGACCAACATAGAAAACAACGGTGCACCATGGCAGTTCAATACAGCTGATCGTTTAAATTGGACCAATGATTAA
- a CDS encoding MlaD family protein, with protein sequence MKISNEVKIGIVSLATVIGFFFLYNFLRGTKVFSTGRTFYAKYENVNGLQVTKPVSINGLTVGKVDKIEIVDGKPLTFIVEFTINKDIKFSKNTIAQIYSPGLMQSSEMQLILDYDGEIAEDGDFLRGGVSGGLLGDIGGQIEPTQQKLDTVLITMNRTLSAIERLLDNDNQNNIKILIENLNRTVGSFNETARSFSSTSAYANELIKDNQKIINSTLNNANSMLASAKISADKFGQTADKLNNLQLEKTLNNFEAASVNLKELMTRIERGDGTLGSLLNDRTMYNNLNEATKNLNDLIIDLKQNPNRYVNISVFGKK encoded by the coding sequence GTGAAAATTTCTAACGAAGTAAAAATAGGTATCGTTTCACTGGCCACTGTAATTGGATTTTTCTTTTTGTACAACTTCCTAAGAGGAACAAAAGTTTTTTCTACCGGCAGGACCTTCTACGCCAAATACGAGAATGTAAACGGTCTACAAGTAACAAAACCCGTATCTATAAACGGATTAACAGTTGGTAAAGTTGATAAAATAGAAATTGTTGATGGTAAACCCTTAACATTTATCGTAGAGTTTACTATTAATAAAGACATCAAATTCTCTAAAAACACTATCGCACAAATCTATTCTCCAGGCCTGATGCAAAGCTCTGAAATGCAATTGATTTTGGATTATGATGGAGAAATTGCAGAAGATGGTGACTTTTTGAGAGGTGGAGTCAGTGGCGGATTATTAGGCGATATCGGTGGGCAAATAGAGCCCACTCAACAAAAATTAGACACCGTTTTGATAACCATGAACAGAACATTATCGGCTATAGAACGATTGCTAGACAATGACAATCAGAACAATATAAAAATTTTGATTGAAAATCTAAACAGAACGGTAGGTTCTTTCAACGAAACAGCACGATCATTCTCTAGTACTTCGGCCTATGCAAATGAATTAATCAAAGACAACCAAAAAATTATCAATTCTACCCTAAACAATGCCAATTCTATGTTGGCCTCGGCTAAGATTTCTGCAGATAAATTTGGACAAACCGCAGATAAATTAAACAACTTACAATTAGAAAAAACGTTGAATAATTTCGAGGCAGCCTCTGTAAATCTGAAAGAATTAATGACACGCATAGAACGTGGAGATGGAACACTAGGAAGTCTACTCAACGACAGAACCATGTACAATAATCTGAATGAGGCCACAAAAAACCTCAACGATTTAATAATAGACCTGAAACAAAACCCGAATCGATATGTAAACATTTCGGTATTCGGCAAAAAATAA
- a CDS encoding N-acetylmuramoyl-L-alanine amidase family protein: MINIQKYLFLLLFSFAMIVFGQKNSRNNFVVVLDAGHGGHDAGARGVADLEKNIALDVTMRLGRMIEKELKDVTVVYTRTSDVFLALHERTAISNKNKANLFISIHCNSASNTSAYGTETFVMGLKRMNETDEVSRRENSVIFLEDNQEKYTRFDPTDPEAVIAFEIQNAAYKDQSIRFADLVEKNFVKNNRHSRGVKQNNFHVLRGNASPSVLIELGFISNYDEGYYLASERGKQEQTEAIYRAFKTFKEEFDRKMGRVASSQPVVEKPKEVEKPVVGKNFRIKFLVSKSKFSPTSPMLKGLTDVEIVQEGDNFVYYYGNTNLLSERDELLTFVKRKGFPEAFWVEFSDNKKLEGNKTYRIQFMTSNKKYRDKDGKFNGLQDVYRIKERSLFKYFFGQAKTMEDAQKILSVVQAKGFRNAFIVTFEGDKPL, translated from the coding sequence ATGATTAACATACAAAAGTATTTATTTTTACTACTATTTAGCTTCGCAATGATTGTTTTTGGTCAGAAAAATTCCAGAAATAATTTTGTGGTTGTCCTTGATGCTGGTCATGGAGGACATGATGCTGGTGCACGAGGCGTAGCCGATCTAGAGAAAAACATTGCCTTAGATGTTACCATGCGATTGGGAAGAATGATTGAGAAAGAACTAAAAGACGTAACGGTTGTCTACACACGTACATCGGATGTTTTTTTAGCATTACACGAAAGAACTGCTATTTCTAATAAAAACAAGGCAAATCTTTTTATCTCGATTCATTGCAATTCGGCAAGCAATACCTCAGCCTACGGTACCGAAACTTTTGTCATGGGACTGAAAAGAATGAACGAAACCGATGAGGTTTCTAGACGAGAAAACTCGGTAATATTCTTGGAAGACAATCAAGAAAAATATACACGCTTTGACCCAACCGATCCAGAAGCAGTAATAGCCTTCGAGATTCAAAATGCAGCTTATAAAGATCAAAGTATTCGATTTGCAGATTTGGTAGAAAAAAACTTTGTAAAAAACAATCGTCATAGCCGAGGAGTAAAACAAAATAATTTTCACGTATTGCGTGGCAATGCTTCACCCTCTGTGTTGATTGAGCTTGGTTTTATTTCTAATTACGATGAAGGATATTACCTAGCATCTGAACGAGGAAAACAAGAACAAACCGAAGCAATTTATAGAGCATTTAAAACCTTCAAAGAAGAGTTTGATCGTAAAATGGGACGTGTTGCAAGCAGTCAACCCGTAGTTGAAAAACCAAAAGAGGTTGAAAAACCAGTTGTAGGTAAAAATTTCAGAATTAAGTTTTTGGTGAGCAAATCAAAATTCTCTCCTACCTCTCCTATGTTGAAAGGGCTTACAGATGTAGAAATTGTACAAGAAGGTGATAATTTTGTCTATTATTACGGGAACACCAACTTACTATCAGAACGAGATGAACTTCTCACTTTTGTGAAAAGAAAAGGATTTCCCGAAGCTTTTTGGGTCGAATTTTCTGATAACAAGAAGTTAGAAGGTAATAAAACTTATCGAATCCAGTTCATGACCTCTAACAAAAAATACCGCGATAAAGATGGAAAATTCAACGGCTTGCAAGATGTCTATCGCATAAAAGAAAGATCATTATTCAAGTACTTTTTCGGACAAGCAAAAACCATGGAGGACGCACAAAAAATACTTAGTGTCGTACAAGCAAAAGGTTTCAGAAATGCTTTCATCGTAACATTTGAGGGTGACAAACCATTGTAA